The segment CTGGGTGACAAAAAGTTTTACCTGAAAGGGGTTTCCTATGGGCCCTTTGCACCGGAAACAGGTGAAGGGCATTTTGCCACCCGGGAACAGACGGCCATGGATTTTGCGCAGATTCGCGAATTGGATGCGAACCTGGTGCGAGTTTATCACGTTCCTCCTCGATGGGTTCTCGATCTGGCCGCGGAATATGGCCTCAAATTGATGGTTGATATACCGTGGAACAAGCATCTGTGTTTTTTGGATTCCGCGGAATTGAAGGAGCAGGCACGTGAAGCGGTGCGTCAGGCGGTGCGATCCTGTGCGGCGCATCCGGCGGTGTTTGCGTATAGCGTGGTGAATGAAATACCACCGGATATTGTGCGCTGGAGCGGGGCAAAAGCAGTGTCGAATTTCATCGATGAACTGGTGGCGGAAGCAAAGAAGATCGATCCGGATTGCCTCTGTACGTTTACGAACTTTCCTTCGACCGAATTTCTGCGGCCGCAAAGTTTGGATTTTCTTTCCTTCAATGTTTATCTGCACCAGCAGCAGCCGTTTAAGAATTACCTATCTCGTTTGCAGATGATCGCTGATGCCAAGCCATTGATTCTTGGTGAATTTGGAATTGATTCGCTGCGGGAAGGCGAACCGCAAAAATGTGAGATTTTATCCTGGCAGATTGAAACAGCTTTCCGTGGTGGGTTGGCCGGCACCATCGTTTTCAGTTATACCGATGATTGGTGGCGCGGCGGTCAACAGATTGAAGATTGGAAGATGGGCCTTACCACGCGCGACAGGCAGCGCAAGGATTCCTACCGGGCGGTTCAAAAGATGTACCGGTTGGCGCCTTATTTTCCGTTGAACCGTTATCCGAAGGTATCCATCGTGGTGGCCAGCTATAATGGCGGGCGAACGACCAAGGCGTGCCTGGATTCCCTGGAGCGTCTGAATTATCCCGACTACGAGGTGGTTTTTGTGGATGACGGGTCCACCGATGATACGGCGAATATCGTTCGATCTTATTCCAAAGTTCATTACTTCAAGCACGAAAAGAACCTTGGGCTTTCGGTGGCTCGCAATTCTGGAATTTCCGCGGCCACGGGAGAAATTGTGGCTTTTACCGATTCCGACTGTCGCGCGGATGAAGACTGGTTGTATTACCTGGTGGGAGATTTATTGGATGGAGATTTTGCCGGCATGGGCGGGCATAATTTTTTGCCGCATGACGATTCCCTGGTTGCGGCGGCGGTGATGGTTTCTCCCGGTGGCCCGGCGCATGTCATGCTGACTGATCGTCAGGCCGAACATATACCGGGTTGCAACATGGCCTTTTACAAGTGGGCTTTGGAGGAAATTGGTGGTTTCGATCCCATTTTCTGGAAGGCCGGGGACGATGTGGATGTTTGCTGGCGGGTGCAGCAGGCCGGAGGCAGGATAGGATTTAGCCCGGCAGGCTTCGTCTGGCATTACCGAAGGTCGACAGTGAACGCCTACTTGAAGCAGCAGCGGGGTTATGGCGAGGCCGAGGCTTTACTGGTGCGGAAACATCCGGAATATTTTAATGCGATGGGCGGAGGCATCTGGCAGGGCAGAATCTATTCGCCAGCAAAGTTTGGAATCGTTATGCGCCCCCCCATTATTTATCACGGGGCATTTGCCAGTGGATTCTTTCAAACGCTTTATACCTCCCAGGCAGTGGGTGTGCTTTCGCTGTTCAGCAGTTTGGAATATCACATATTGGTTACGCTACCGCTGTTGGTGCTTTCATCGACGTTTCTGTATCTGCTGCCCGTGGCCGTGACCAGTCTGGTGCTCTCGCTGGGAGTGTGCGGGGTGGCTGCAGCCCAGGCAAGTTTGCCCAAAAAGAAGATTCGCTGGTGGTCGCGTCCAGTGGTGGCCTTGCTATTTCTGCTGCAACCGATTGTCCGGGGATTGGCCAGATACCAGGGACGTTTAAGCCTGCAATCCGCCACCTCGGCAGCCAGAGAAACCTTGGATTCGATTGCGCTACGCAACAGCCCATATTCCTTGAGTGAGGTTTCATATTGGTCAGAAGGTTATGTGGATCGCATTGAATTTGTGGCGAGTATTCTGGAGCGATTGGATCGCAAAGGCTGGCCAAACAAGTCAGACATCGGTTGGAACGA is part of the Pedosphaera parvula Ellin514 genome and harbors:
- a CDS encoding glycosyltransferase; protein product: MTRSSSDRVTVDGKFFSLGDKKFYLKGVSYGPFAPETGEGHFATREQTAMDFAQIRELDANLVRVYHVPPRWVLDLAAEYGLKLMVDIPWNKHLCFLDSAELKEQAREAVRQAVRSCAAHPAVFAYSVVNEIPPDIVRWSGAKAVSNFIDELVAEAKKIDPDCLCTFTNFPSTEFLRPQSLDFLSFNVYLHQQQPFKNYLSRLQMIADAKPLILGEFGIDSLREGEPQKCEILSWQIETAFRGGLAGTIVFSYTDDWWRGGQQIEDWKMGLTTRDRQRKDSYRAVQKMYRLAPYFPLNRYPKVSIVVASYNGGRTTKACLDSLERLNYPDYEVVFVDDGSTDDTANIVRSYSKVHYFKHEKNLGLSVARNSGISAATGEIVAFTDSDCRADEDWLYYLVGDLLDGDFAGMGGHNFLPHDDSLVAAAVMVSPGGPAHVMLTDRQAEHIPGCNMAFYKWALEEIGGFDPIFWKAGDDVDVCWRVQQAGGRIGFSPAGFVWHYRRSTVNAYLKQQRGYGEAEALLVRKHPEYFNAMGGGIWQGRIYSPAKFGIVMRPPIIYHGAFASGFFQTLYTSQAVGVLSLFSSLEYHILVTLPLLVLSSTFLYLLPVAVTSLVLSLGVCGVAAAQASLPKKKIRWWSRPVVALLFLLQPIVRGLARYQGRLSLQSATSAARETLDSIALRNSPYSLSEVSYWSEGYVDRIEFVASILERLDRKGWPNKSDIGWNEYDVEIFGNRWSHLQLTTVAEDYPDGKRLLRCRLKSYWSLWAKMTFWAAVAFELPIIAIVGRWFPWVGLLALTVPLFAWFLRREKRGLQSLTIVFLDETAKKWNLKKISTAQPERKQTEPVKVQHAI